The following are encoded together in the Gordonia insulae genome:
- a CDS encoding 3-deoxy-7-phosphoheptulonate synthase produces the protein MTTIPDLTAESTSDRRIKSFRSIPSPDTIRSELPLTARRAITVQNDRDEIAAILAGADDRLLVVVGPCSVHDPIAAIDYARRLAPLAKEYADRLKIVMRVYFEKPRTTVGWKGLINDPGMDGTFDVERGLRTARSLLLDIIDLGLPVGCEFLEPTSPQYIADTVAWGAIGARTTESQVHRQLASGLSMPIGFKNGTDGNIQVAIDGVKAAAAQHVFFGVDDFGHGAVVETAGNEDCHVILRGGTAGPNFDAESISTAVAALAKASLPQQVMIDCSHANSGKDHVRQAEVAEEIAAAVRAARENGDQVTISGVMLESFLEPGAQSPDARPLTYGQSVTDKCMGWEASVGVLAALARS, from the coding sequence GTGACCACCATCCCCGACTTGACCGCCGAATCGACTTCGGACCGCCGGATCAAGTCCTTCCGATCCATTCCCTCGCCGGACACCATCCGCAGCGAACTGCCGCTGACGGCGCGCCGCGCGATCACAGTTCAGAACGACCGCGACGAGATCGCCGCCATCCTGGCCGGCGCCGACGACCGGCTCCTCGTCGTCGTCGGTCCGTGTTCGGTCCACGATCCGATTGCCGCGATCGACTACGCACGACGGCTTGCGCCGCTGGCGAAGGAGTACGCAGATCGACTGAAGATCGTCATGCGGGTGTACTTCGAAAAGCCGCGGACCACCGTCGGGTGGAAGGGCCTGATCAACGATCCCGGGATGGACGGCACCTTCGACGTCGAGCGCGGATTGCGTACCGCGCGTTCACTGCTGCTCGACATCATCGACCTGGGCCTGCCGGTCGGGTGCGAGTTCCTGGAACCGACCAGCCCGCAGTACATCGCCGACACCGTCGCGTGGGGCGCGATCGGAGCGCGCACCACAGAGTCGCAGGTGCATCGTCAACTCGCGTCGGGGCTGTCGATGCCGATCGGCTTCAAGAACGGTACCGACGGAAACATCCAGGTCGCCATCGACGGTGTGAAGGCGGCAGCGGCGCAACATGTCTTCTTCGGCGTCGACGACTTCGGTCACGGCGCGGTGGTGGAGACCGCGGGCAACGAGGACTGCCACGTGATCCTGCGCGGTGGTACGGCAGGGCCGAACTTCGATGCGGAGTCGATCTCCACGGCCGTCGCTGCACTCGCGAAAGCATCACTCCCGCAACAGGTCATGATCGACTGCTCGCACGCCAACTCCGGTAAGGATCATGTCCGCCAGGCCGAGGTTGCCGAAGAGATCGCGGCAGCCGTCCGGGCTGCCCGCGAAAACGGCGACCAGGTCACGATCAGTGGTGTCATGCTGGAGAGCTTCCTCGAGCCCGGTGCACAGTCGCCTGACGCGCGGCCGCTCACCTACGGGCAGTCGGTGACCGACAAGTGCATGGGCTGGGAGGCCAGCGTCGGCGTACTGGCGGCGCTGGCCCGGAGCTGA